In Canis lupus dingo isolate Sandy chromosome 25, ASM325472v2, whole genome shotgun sequence, one genomic interval encodes:
- the CDX2 gene encoding homeobox protein CDX-2 isoform X2: MYVSYLLDKDVSMYPSSVRHSGGLNLAPQNFVSPPQYPDYGGYHVAAAAAAAANLDSAQSPGPSWPAAYGAPLREDWNGYAPGGAAAAANAVAHGLNGGSPASAMGYSSPADYHPHHHPHHHPHHPAAAPSCATGLLQTLNPGPPGPAATAAAEQLSPGGQRRNLCEWMRKPAQPSLGSQVKTRTKDKYRVVYTDHQRLELEKEFHYSRYITIRRKAELAATLGLSERLKFGFRTAEPRKGKSTRRSCSSSSNSSRPRKPHHLHRSLPSPSQVL; encoded by the exons ATGTACGTGAGCTACCTCCTGGACAAGGACGTGAGCATGTACCCCAGCTCCGTGCGCCACTCCGGCGGCCTCAACCTGGCCCCGCAGAACTTCGTCAGCCCCCCGCAGTACCCGGACTACGGCGGCTACCAtgtggcggcggcggccgcggcggccgcgaACCTGGACAGCGCGCAGTCCCCGGGGCCCTCCTGGCCCGCCGCCTACGGGGCCCCGCTGCGAGAGGACTGGAACGGCTACGCGCCGGGGGGCGCCGCGGCCGCAGCCAACGCCGTGGCGCACGGCCTCAACGGGGGCTCGCCGGCCTCGGCCATGGGCTACAGCAGCCCCGCCGACTACCACCCGCACCACCACCCGCACCACCACCCGCACCACCCGGCCGCCGCGCCCTCCTGCGCCACCGGCTTGCTGCAGACACTGAACCCCGGCCCTCCGGGGCCCGCAGCCACGGCCGCCGCAGAGCAGCTGTCCCCCGGCGGCCAGCGGCGGAACCTGTGCGAGTGGATGCGGAAGCCCGCGCAGCCGTCCCTCGGGAGCCAAG TGAAAACCAGGACGAAAGACAAATACCGAGTGGTGTACACGGATCACCAGCGGCTGGAGCTAGAGAAGGAGTTTCACTACAGTCGTTACATCACCATCCGGAGGAAAGCTGAGCTGGCCGCCACGTTGGGGCTCTCCGAGAG GTTAAAATTTGGTTTCAGAACCGCAGAGCCAAGGAAAGGAAAATCAACAAGAAGAagttgcagcagcagcagcaacagcagccgCCCCCGCAAGCCCCACCACCTGCACCgcagcctccccagccccagccaggtcCTCTGA
- the CDX2 gene encoding homeobox protein CDX-2 isoform X1, translating to MYVSYLLDKDVSMYPSSVRHSGGLNLAPQNFVSPPQYPDYGGYHVAAAAAAAANLDSAQSPGPSWPAAYGAPLREDWNGYAPGGAAAAANAVAHGLNGGSPASAMGYSSPADYHPHHHPHHHPHHPAAAPSCATGLLQTLNPGPPGPAATAAAEQLSPGGQRRNLCEWMRKPAQPSLGSQVKTRTKDKYRVVYTDHQRLELEKEFHYSRYITIRRKAELAATLGLSERQVKIWFQNRRAKERKINKKKLQQQQQQQPPPQAPPPAPQPPQPQPGPLRSVPESLSPVSALQGSVPGSVPGVLGPAAGVLNPTVTQ from the exons ATGTACGTGAGCTACCTCCTGGACAAGGACGTGAGCATGTACCCCAGCTCCGTGCGCCACTCCGGCGGCCTCAACCTGGCCCCGCAGAACTTCGTCAGCCCCCCGCAGTACCCGGACTACGGCGGCTACCAtgtggcggcggcggccgcggcggccgcgaACCTGGACAGCGCGCAGTCCCCGGGGCCCTCCTGGCCCGCCGCCTACGGGGCCCCGCTGCGAGAGGACTGGAACGGCTACGCGCCGGGGGGCGCCGCGGCCGCAGCCAACGCCGTGGCGCACGGCCTCAACGGGGGCTCGCCGGCCTCGGCCATGGGCTACAGCAGCCCCGCCGACTACCACCCGCACCACCACCCGCACCACCACCCGCACCACCCGGCCGCCGCGCCCTCCTGCGCCACCGGCTTGCTGCAGACACTGAACCCCGGCCCTCCGGGGCCCGCAGCCACGGCCGCCGCAGAGCAGCTGTCCCCCGGCGGCCAGCGGCGGAACCTGTGCGAGTGGATGCGGAAGCCCGCGCAGCCGTCCCTCGGGAGCCAAG TGAAAACCAGGACGAAAGACAAATACCGAGTGGTGTACACGGATCACCAGCGGCTGGAGCTAGAGAAGGAGTTTCACTACAGTCGTTACATCACCATCCGGAGGAAAGCTGAGCTGGCCGCCACGTTGGGGCTCTCCGAGAGGCAG GTTAAAATTTGGTTTCAGAACCGCAGAGCCAAGGAAAGGAAAATCAACAAGAAGAagttgcagcagcagcagcaacagcagccgCCCCCGCAAGCCCCACCACCTGCACCgcagcctccccagccccagccaggtcCTCTGAGAAGTGTCCCGGAGTCCCTGAGTCCCGTGTCTGCCCTGCAGGGCTCGGTGCCTGGCTCTGTCCCCGGGGTTCTGGGGCCAGCGGCGGGGGTGTTAAACCCTACTGTCACCCAATGA